atcagttgaaaattgatatgtagatggagcaaccatcgcaggagtgcctttttgtgatttgaaaggaatcgagataaagaccatggagatatgacacgaaacccaacctgtgtcaaaattacgcgatcgatttttatgaataaaaaaactattagttttcgtatctaccaggcaaaccgcttagagcaacgagctgaaaatcagtatgtagctggaataatcatcatagaaagtccttgcagtagtacagaagaatcggattacaaatcactgagttatgattcgaaaggcaactaggtgcagcaaatgcgagatcgagatactctaatagaacagtcaccctaataaagcattcagctgcatttataatttactcagttatattacattgtaagttattctgtagggaattcagctacaaacaagtcaccctgtagtcagatcagctagaagaaggtacctaatagagagttcagctacaaataagccatcatgtagaaagttcagctcaaataaatcaccctgtagagaattcagctacaaacaaattgccctgtagagagatcagctagaagaagttaccttgtagagagttcagttacaaagaaacaatcatgcaaagagtttagctgcaaacaaatcacccagtaaaaagttccgctatgaacagatcacactgtagagagttcagttagaaacaagtcatcctgtagagagatcagctagaagaagtcaccttgtagagagttcagttacaaagaaacaatcatgcaaagagtttagctgcaaacaaatcacctgtagagaattcaactacaaacaaatcaccctgtagaaagatcagctagaagaagttaccttgtagagagttcagctacaaacaaatcaccctgtagaaagttcagctacaaacaagtcaccctgtagagagatcagctagaaacaagtcatcctgtagagagttcagctagaagaagttacattgtagagagttcagctacaaagaaactaccatgtagagaattcagctacaaacaaatcaccctatagaaaggtcagctagaagaagttaccttgtagagagttcagctacaaacaaatcaccctgtagagagttcagctacaaacaagtcaccatgtagagagttcagctagaagaagttacgttgtacagagttcagctacaaagaaactaccatgtagagagttcagctgcaaataaatcgccctgtagagaattcagctacaaacaaatcaccctgtagaaagatcagctagaagaagttaccttgtagagagttcagctacaaacaaatcaccctgtagagagttcagctacaaagaaactaccatatagagagttcagctgcaaacaaatcgccctgtagagaattcagctacaaacaaatcaccctgtagaaaagtagatcagctagaagaagttaccttgtagagagttcagctacaaacaaatcaccctgtagagagttcagctagaaacaagtcaccctgtagagagatcagctagaaacaagccacccgtcgagagttcagctagaagaagttacattgtagagagttcagctacaaagaagctaccatgtagagagttcagctgcaaacaaattgccctgtagagaattcagctacaaacaaatcaccctgtagaaaggtcagctagaagaagttaccttgtagagagttcagctacaaacaaatcaccctgtagagagttcagctataaacaagtcaccctgtagagagatcagctagaaacaagtcatcctgtagagagttcagctagaagaagttacattgtagagagttcagctacaaacaagtcaccatgtagagagttcagctagaagaagttaccttgtagagagttcagctacaaacaaatcaccctgtagagagttcagctacaaacaagtcaccctgtagagagatcagctagaaacaagtcatcctgtagagagttcagctagaagaagttaccttgtagagagtacagctacaaacaaatcaccctgtagagagttcagctacaaacaagtcaccctgtagagagatcagctagaaacaagtcatcctgtagagagttcagctagaagaagttacattgtagagagttcagctacaaagaaactaccatgtagagaattcagttagaagaagtcacatagtagagagttcagctacaaagaaactaccatgtagagaattcagctacaaacaaatcaccctatagaaaggtcagctagaagaagttaccttgtagagagttcagctacaaacaaatcaccctgtagagagttcagctacaaacaagtcaccatgtagagagttcagctagaagaagtcacattgtagagagttcagctacaaagaaactaccatgtagagaattcagctacaaacaaatcaccctatagaaaggtcagctagaagaagttaccttgtagagagttcagctacaaacaaatcaccctgtagagagttcagctacaaacaagtcaccatgtagagagttcagctagaagaagttacattgtagagattcagctacaaagaaactaccatgtagagagttcagctgcaaacaaatcgccctgtagagaattcagctacaaacaaattaccctgtaaaaagatcagctagaagaagttaccttgtagagagttcagctacaaacaaatcaccctgtagagaattcagctacaaacaaatcaccctgtagaaagatcagctagaagaagttaccttgtagagagttcagctacaaacaagtcaccctgtagagagatcagctagaaacaagccacccgtagagagtttagctagaagaagttacattgtagagagttcagcagtttagctgcaaacaaatcgccctgtagagaattcagctacaaacaaatcaccctgtagaaagatcagctagaagaagttaccttgtagagagttcagctacaaacaaatcaccctgtagagagttcagctacaaacaagtcatccggtagagggatcaactagaaggatcaccttgcagagaggtcagctacaaagaaatcaccctgcttcatcttttcttcttcctgtagtaaagaaaaaaatgacaggttaaaaagccctaaagccggccataggccggctttggggtatacaaatgcaaaaagaagtgaaatctaatccaaaacagccaagctgtaaaaaaagtgtgcggccctgagaaaggctatggtgaaaaaagatgtgaaatccaaggtggcggccaagaaatggctgtgatggtaggttaatggtaaaaattttaataacaacaattcaggtgaatttggtgccgcttggtcttggcacaaaattcacctgaattgtcgttattaatttttttaccattaacctaccatcacagccatttcttggccgccaccttggatttcacatcttttttcaccatagcctttctcagggccgcacactttttttacagcttggctgttttggattagataatacttacaaccaatcaaaattttcacattaCATTTCCTAtgaagaagccataaaagtgtggTGTCCGTTGTGGCTTTTTTTTTTCAAACTTGTGATGAAGCCAAGcaatacgtgtctgttgttgacacctttgctgtcaccagtATGCagctggttggctgaaatgttaactttcttgagaaaaaatcaatttttaatttttagctgtttttcaggatatTATAGCTGGGGTTTGCTTGAACACTGGACCGCTAAAGACAGTGCTATAAATGTTGGAGCCATATGCTACAGTTATATAAGTATAAGCCggacatacagtgtatgtgtgttcttACTGTTTTCCAGTTGCAAGTAAAGAGCATAATGTAAGTTGATTATATATAAACATTGTCACTGCCATTTTAATATTTACCACTGCACCTATGGACCTTAAGAAATATACAATTGATTAAACGTTGGGTCCAAAACCATACTATGGCTTCTATATGGACAGATTAAAAAGTACACTAAACTTAGCAAATGAGTACAAATGCCACTTTGTTGTTTTGTTTCCATGCTTAAACGATGGTGATCACAAAGTAAAATGAAGGCTTACCAATGATGCAGTGATAACATTGCAGTCATGTGCAGCAGTAACATATATACCTTGAAGATTGCTTCACTGCAGGCAAGGCCAACAAATATCACCAATGAACCTGCCAGAGCTAAAACAACAATAGCAATCACTCCAATGATGGCATGTGTCCCGTGAAAGCATTTTGTGGTAGCATCAATGTACCATTTCTATAGTATAAAAAGTAATAAACTACATTAATATACCATACATACATTGCTATCTGTACTTACTCCTGCGTCATCTCCTTGTGTAACAGGTATGACAGGACAGTTCAATATGGACATTGATGTGTACACGACATGACTGTATTGGAGTATTATTAAAGTCCACACACCATCCCAAGAAAACTTCCACTTTCTTATTAAACATATCCTAATTCAAATAAGGAATATAAATACATTAATGTACTGTTACGATTCACTAACTTGTTTATACTGAAGAGAAGTACAGTTACTATTCCAGTTGTGCTAATGGGAATATATCTTAACCCGTATGCTAACACTGCATCCATTTCATGAAATAGACAAAAGTCATATGGAAAGTAAAAGCTTAGCAAGCTACCCAAGAAGTAAAGCTGTTGAGTAGATAAAGAAATGTAAAACAGATATCATACACACGaaactggatctgcaaaaaaaaattattccaaGTATTtcaaactgatagttttatacATAATACACCCCTGTATATAGTCAGGATTCAGTGTTTACAAACTCCTGAGGTAGCTAAGGGAATGCTTAGCTATCTGAAGCTTCAGCCTGTTAAGTAGAAACTACAAAGTACAATAGACAAAGTAATTTGCACAGCAATAGACATTTAATTTTAATGACTTGTACTAATCACATTCACTGTAGTAAATTCATTGCTTCAAGAGTAATATAtattaatattatgaactcttgattgcTGGGTGTGAGTATTGGTTCATATGTCCTTGCATGTCAGTATGCAAGGTACAGCCTGGTACCTCAGTTACTTTTTGAATAAATGAAAAGTTAAAATGTATGGAAGAAGTTTCTAACAAActactatactctaatagaacaatcatcatgGTGCTTACTAAAATTATAATCCAGACAACTAATGTTTTACCATATGTACATACTTACGTATCTGTGTCCCTGAGAAAAAGTAAAAGTTAAATTTTCCATTATGTATGGTGTGATCTGCAGAATAAGTAAGAGGATAAGAACAACATCAAGGAATGCAATAGAAGATTAAAACATTGTACAAATACTTAACACTGACCTGAGTGTAAAATAGAAAAGGCAACAGCCATGATGGAATTTTTATTGCAAATACTATGACAAGTGCTGCCACGCTAGCATCAACCACAACTATAGGATGACACAAACAAATTTGTACCACCATGTGAGCACCAGCATGTCTATATTGAGATTGGTATAAGTGTGTGTATACAGGTACACAAATTACTAACatacacatatgcatgcacaatGGAGTCCCAGTTAATACAAACCACTGGGAAACACCTGACGCTCAAAAATTTATGAAATGATCAAACTTGCACTTTAATTTACAAAAAATTTGTAGGCAATCTAACAGATtgtttaactactctaatagaacaatattattgttgttggaagtgtgtttggataactgagttTCTGCTGTATAAAAGTGTGCACATGTAAAGTAATCACCTAAGATAACAATCAGTAGCCATCCTACACCAATACAAGATGTACACCTATTCAGTAGTGTGGTGACACCTTTTCCTTCTTTGCATCTTCCACATAATAAACCTTCAAAATAAATTTATGAAATCACATGCTAAAATAATGTGATACGtaacatttttgcacattcattcattgtactgtatttttaaaaactgttttctATTTGAACTAACATCCTACCCACTGCATCCTACCCACTGCATATACAACATTTGTTATAATATATAAATGTTAGATTGGTAAGTCTCATATTTGATTGCTGTTGCAATCACAACAAGGTAACTAATTAAAACCATAAGTTGTGGTACAAACCTTGGAAGTATCTGGTGATAACGCTGTATACagcaatttcttgattttcatgtaaaaaaacatgataaaaatttttgtgcaaaaacatTATTGTATGATTTACATATGACTGCACTCTCATTCTTTcacaaaaattttgtgtaagaaattttcatataatttttggatatgaaaattattttataacAAAAAAAAGGAGCAAATTACGGTATTGCATATATATactacagcgttgaaaccgggtcgggtcatccgagTCATCCGGgtaaaccgggtcacattttctccaggtcatctgggtccgacccggtttaaacgctatcgcgtagttCTTTAATAaattataaacgctatcgcgtagctctttaataaacttataaacactatcgcgtagctctttcgtgagccacgcccacttatcgcattaccaacatatgctcagctacgcccatttattagtaagtgcaatATGTAGCACGAacctgagggtatctatggtgaggggtagctattgttagtaggtgatgaccttttattttttattttttttggtcttcaacctacagctaggctgaagttgcaatatttactcaacacgaatcgaacgctcaaaacgtagtctcgctcgctcgagaccagccgaaacatagctcttattgcacgcctcggctttaattaatccgggtcacatccgggtcaaatccgggtctgacccggattgctatccgggtcagtgggtcatccgggtcagcagtagtgacccggtttcaacgttgatataCTATATGTACATAAAAGCCATGCACACTTAGTCCTTGTACTTGTGATGAATTGCATTAAAGGTGATTAAAGACCAgttgtttttgcacattccttaaattgcttctctgttatctatagcaacaagggagtggacagccaaagtttcagtcttttgtgaagaatagtcttggagttatagcagtAGACAGTTGGAACAACAATCGATTTGATTTGTATAGTAACAAAATCACAGGCGCATATTTAATCACCatcataactcacaactgaaacaagctagacttggctcaatctgttcaTCATGAACTAGCAAATCCATCATGGTgtagtgttttccctgtactTCTCTGTGTGGACAAAGGCCAGAAACCCTTATTTCTACTGCAATGTATATAAGTGTCCAGAACTCAAGAACCTTTTGCTGTatgaacacaaaacaaagatttttcttactctccatgaacaggtgaatctGATGGTGTACAGGTTTTGTTGATTAGAGATTTGTTTATGAAGggattaaaatgtgcataaaatttttgtagcatgtgtatttttacccagtttatatatacacctgtagtaAAGTAGAAGTTTGCAGAAATGACCGGTTTCATGTGTACATGAacacatgcgtgtgtgtgcacacacacacacacgcacacacacatacatgtgtatcacacatacatacatgtgtatcaGTTATAGTGCTATATAGTACAGTCACAATCCTCACCTTCCCTGTTACAGTCACACTGCAAACTCTCATTATTAGCAGTGTATATAGAGAGGCAGTCATGTTGACTGAACCCACTACCACCACGATGACACTGACAGTAGCCAGGTGGACACTGATACAAGAACAACTCAGACCCAGTGTAATGTGCCCATAATCCATACTGTAGAGAAAACcataatacatactgtattgtgAACCATCTGATCATAACTTACTCTAAGAATAATATCATCCTCTATGCATGTCTCAATAAGTATGCCATCATCACATTTACACGTAAATCCAGCACTTGAATTTTGCAAGGTATAACCAGGACGGCACACTTGGGTGTACAATAGAAAGGACTGTTCTGAGACCTACacaatcataattatatgtacagaTAACAATTTACCCTTCACGCTTACCCTGCTAACTGCATCAGAAGTAACAAGTACAGTATAAGATTTCTCAGGCCTGAATGACGTCAAAGTGTATCTTAAAGTGATCCCAGTATCAACAGGCTGATACAACTGTGCTGATGGATTAAACTGTATGTTATTCATTCTCTGCAGAAAATAACAAAGGGAAAACAGTGCCAATTAAATATTCTATAAAAGCAGTATTTAAATCCAGGTGATACCATgcagtaatattaataatacagggccggaggaggaaaaattgagttggtcaggccattgactataatgttgaaattgctactatgtacatgccaatgagagaggagttgctgcacactgtgcgaagtgcgaagcatgagcattctaggggcatgcccccacaggaaattttgaaatatttagacactcagatatgcaatatttcactgctagctagctatataaaaatGCTCAAGCCtatatctgttgttcttcatactttctatactatgtataattgtagacctgacatacaggggacacagcatgaaacttgctgtatgcatgcatttagttatagcaattagaagtttaaggggagtctgggggtgcaacccccaggagctgcagaatgtttacaatttaaaggcttgaaaatgccttaaattttaaaattgatgctaaattttaaagtaaaactagctagcaacttgcaattTTCctcccaaatttcacagggaacccatgcagcatggcccctttagctaggatataattaatcAACTAGGCAGTTAGCTGTAGTTATACAGTgaaattcacacagctacaataaaaagctatacagctacaaaaatgcagtatactactatacctGTTTGTATGAAGCGAatggatcatcacgtaaatatactggtggacagtcacgagaccaatcagtatttgAAAATGGCGTGATGTGGGTGAggctgagagtttgctcagtatctcgacaggacgagtgtgtagttgaagaggagtgatttctactcaaaatctcatccagatggccgccatgtaatgtatgggtgtacagcttcttgccacAGAATGAGTCacctggtttgtcactgccagcccttcgcccagtaaaagaagccaagagagacaagccaaggaatgctaatgattattttatgaagattgaattatgatataagtgtgctggtttagaatcaaagaaggcacctgccttacatgtgataaatgccaactgtcagcacacgtgatgcTGTacatagaacccacaatcatttctgtacaaaacgatacgaatgctatgctgtactgtaaggtaattggaggtaccatacgtgtagttttgtgctttagttaggctgagaaactaggtaactactcatgtcatacattttcaataacatctgtaaaatgtacgttgCTACATGTAGAtatgatcgtccaaagattgcatgagagtaatataGTTCGAGCTGGGCAGCTAGTTGGTTcagctccagattattggtccagctcaggcctgaccaaccggaccgtctcctccggccttgttaATAGCAATAATAACGTATTTAACTCTATATCACACCACACATATATGCTTATTAACATACACATACTGTTGTTAACCTTATTGGTATCATTAGCACCAAAACGGAATATAGCAGCAGTGGGATGATTTAGTTCATCATAGGCTTTTAGTTGTAGTACTTTATCACGTCCGGGATATGATGAGATCTACATCAGACACACATTATGATTATGTATATGCACATTGTGATTACTGGTGTATGTTCTTTGTTGATAGTATGGTAAATACTAAGAAATTCTCATACACATATAGTGGTTTGTATTGTTGAGGTTGTGTCTGTTGAAAAGTTATTCTATTATACatttactactctaatagagcagccatttcAGCATGATTCACCATAGTAACAGGAAGTTACAATCCATGGAATTGATAGACTGTACTGCATACATGCTTGTATATTTCGTTAGCACTTACATTACTCATATTATTCAAAGAAAATGTAATGGGAGGAGTTTGTAGATCCAACAGTGTATCATCAGTATCATTATCATGTCCAAAATTTCTGTTACTAGAACTAAATgcaccaaacacaataattTCCATCATGCCAATAATGCATTTGTATCACAATGTCCATATCATTTACGTAAGTATAAAGAGTGTGACAATTTTCTTACAGTAACACATGATACCCAATAGACAGTTACAAAAAAATGGCAATGCTTGACAAATAATATTTATGTGTATGCACAGCTTACTATATACATAAACTGCATCAATACAAATGGTAAAATATATACCTGTAATCCATAAACGACCATCTGAAAGTTTCATTTAATGAAAAGAATGGAGGAGCTGCAGAGTTCCATGAACAGTAGCTCAATCTGTCTATGAAAAAAGCTGATCCGACAAAAGCACTGTTTCCTCTGAATCTAAAAGTCACCTAAAATTAAAAATACTAATAAAATTTAGTGTAAGTTTATCATGTAAAGGGACCTATGAAAACCTAGCATAAATATAAGGTAGGAAACATGTATTGAGTTTAGTACTTGTCCATAGACAGATACGTGTAATGCTAGCACTCCAACTGGTCAATATTATAATCACACAAACTGTTAGTATGTAGACTAGTGCACTAACATTTTCCCATTCTTCTGGTAGTATAGTATCCTCCACTTGTCGGTCAAACTGAAGGAAACACAGTCGGTTATAGTAACTCCTTGAGAACAATGATGGCACAGGCTGTGTTTCAACTACCACTGAAGCACCAATGCTACATATACAAACATATACACATAAATTATAAGTAAGAAACAAACACATACTGTATAAGCATAACAGAAGGCAAGtacatgcacacgcacgcacgcgcacacgcacacacacaccttccTGTGTTATTGATGAAATCAAATGTACTCCCTTGGAAGAGAATCACCTGTGTGTAAGAGGTCAAGTACATTGCTCCACCACTTAGACCTTCAGCATTGTTGCCTAAGAATGTTAAGTGTGCACCTCTCACAGTGACCCTTGATCCAACCGCCTGTTCAAAAAATAATCATACATTTTAATCAAACGGTTAAGTACAGTGTATAGATGCTTACCCTAAATGCTGGTCCTGTGTTATTGACAAACGTGACATTTCCCTTAAATATTATTGGGAAATATGCAATACTAAGAGTTCCACCTCGACCTCCACCATTGCCAATGAACTCACTACAAAGAGAAGGTGCATTTAGTATGCAAAGATaaggtacatgtgtatgtatac
The nucleotide sequence above comes from Dysidea avara chromosome 3, odDysAvar1.4, whole genome shotgun sequence. Encoded proteins:
- the LOC136250750 gene encoding uncharacterized protein isoform X2, coding for MEFVSGSHSEYVAKAPADCTVCLSLQSIHVGVAIMTSHLLVLLMLLASNRSVLCQPCDNIVERNVDSSSEFTNTLLEVQRSPIDNNSCYLVLFDSGTLELSLSSTQTFNISSNMILEGRGTTVKCIFSSFNYRGIISVNNVQYFGIRSISFVSCPTTFVLFENISSVEINASSFSQFTEVPIYLFNSPSLLVVNCMFVNNTSSARHIFRSYEGNAGSLSYGWNDALMDCPLTSNVLIYNCTFYNNSAQGRVRGFNPSTDALETRTFTGRGGGIALVYNTRNNVTVVIEETVFERNHANGFGGGLFILIDGISVNQYFNINNNLFLSNTARFGAAAIFFGYLSSISPIDISEIIINNCSFIDNHDGFVGSVSFALTYTEGLTNFLRILDSKFYNNIGDQYGAAVGLFHANFLSPKTNVAPLEVNNCEFIGNGGGRGGTLSIAYFPIIFKGNVTFVNNTGPAFRAVGSRVTVRGAHLTFLGNNAEGLSGGAMYLTSYTQVILFQGSTFDFINNTGSIGASVVVETQPVPSLFSRSYYNRLCFLQFDRQVEDTILPEEWENVTFRFRGNSAFVGSAFFIDRLSYCSWNSAAPPFFSLNETFRWSFMDYSSSNRNFGHDNDTDDTLLDLQTPPITFSLNNMSNISSYPGRDKVLQLKAYDELNHPTAAIFRFGANDTNKRMNNIQFNPSAQLYQPVDTGITLRYTLTSFRPEKSYTVLVTSDAVSRVSEQSFLLYTQVCRPGYTLQNSSAGFTCKCDDGILIETCIEDDIILRYGLWAHYTGSELFLYQCPPGYCQCHRGGSGFSQHDCLSIYTANNESLQCDCNREGLLCGRCKEGKGVTTLLNRCTSCIGVGWLLIVILVVVDASVAALVIVFAIKIPSWLLPFLFYTQITPYIMENLTFTFSQGHRYLYFLGSLLSFYFPYDFCLFHEMDAVLAYGLRYIPISTTGIVTVLLFSINKICLIRKWKFSWDGVWTLIILQYSHVVYTSMSILNCPVIPVTQGDDAGKWYIDATTKCFHGTHAIIGVIAIVVLALAGSLVIFVGLACSEAIFKEQLRNFTIAVRNANNSQCKWWPSVELFRRILILVVLLPFPGKEIPPLLIMMLIFSIYLYFLSENNQLSRTTLYFETILIGNIIVMLALKSTRYIQRSLEETIDPISIDSCQNSQVLTKLTLLLLVLYYMPILIVPLYPLVLRVGRSLAKWMDMRKIQMKNYYRTEDDIPLFEPTRNDRVGSVYIQVESDGTVTMSQIQ
- the LOC136250750 gene encoding uncharacterized protein isoform X4, yielding MEFVSGSHSEYVAKAPADCTVCLSLQSIHVGVAIMTSHLLVLLMLLASNRSVLCQPCDNIVERNVDSSSEFTNTLLEVQRSPIDNNSCYLVLFDSGTLELSLSSTQTFNISSNMILEGRGTTVKCIFSSFNYRGIISVNNVQYFGIRSISFVSCPTTFVLFENISSVEINASSFSQFTEVPIYLFNSPSLLVVNCMFVNNTSSARHIFRSYEGNAGSLSYGWNDALMDCPLTSNVLIYNCTFYNNSAQGRVRGFNPSTDALETRTFTGRGGGIALVYNTRNNVTVVIEETVFERNHANGFGGGLFILIDGISVNQYFNINNNLFLSNTARFGAAAIFFGYLSSISPIDISEIIINNCSFIDNHDGFVGSVSFALTYTEGLTNFLRILDSKFYNNIGDQYGAAVGLFHANFLSPKTNVAPLEVNNCEFIGNGGGRGGTLSIAYFPIIFKGNVTFVNNTGPAFRAVGSRVTVRGAHLTFLGNNAEGLSGGAMYLTSYTQVILFQGSTFDFINNTGSIGASVVVETQPVPSLFSRSYYNRLCFLQFDRQVEDTILPEEWENVTFRFRGNSAFVGSAFFIDRLSYCSWNSAAPPFFSLNETFRWSFMDYSSSNRNFGHDNDTDDTLLDLQTPPITFSLNNMSNISSYPGRDKVLQLKAYDELNHPTAAIFRFGANDTNKRMNNIQFNPSAQLYQPVDTGITLRYTLTSFRPEKSYTVLVTSDAVSRVSEQSFLLYTQVCRPGYTLQNSSAGFTCKCDDGILIETCIEDDIILRYGLWAHYTGSELFLYQCPPGYCQCHRGGSGFSQHDCLSIYTANNESLQCDCNREEIAVYSVITRYFQGLLCGRCKEGKGVTTLLNRCTSCIGVGWLLIVILVVVDASVAALVIVFAIKIPSWLLPFLFYTQITPYIMENLTFTFSQGHRYLYFLGSLLSFYFPYDFCLFHEMDAVLAYGLRYIPISTTGIVTVLLFSINKICLIRKWKFSWDGVWTLIILQYSHVVYTSMSILNCPVIPVTQGDDAGKWYIDATTKCFHGTHAIIGVIAIVVLALAGSLVIFVGLACSEAIFKEQLRNFTIAVRNANNSQCKWWPSVELFRRILILVVLLPFPGKENSDEKLLQD
- the LOC136250750 gene encoding uncharacterized protein isoform X1; the protein is MEFVSGSHSEYVAKAPADCTVCLSLQSIHVGVAIMTSHLLVLLMLLASNRSVLCQPCDNIVERNVDSSSEFTNTLLEVQRSPIDNNSCYLVLFDSGTLELSLSSTQTFNISSNMILEGRGTTVKCIFSSFNYRGIISVNNVQYFGIRSISFVSCPTTFVLFENISSVEINASSFSQFTEVPIYLFNSPSLLVVNCMFVNNTSSARHIFRSYEGNAGSLSYGWNDALMDCPLTSNVLIYNCTFYNNSAQGRVRGFNPSTDALETRTFTGRGGGIALVYNTRNNVTVVIEETVFERNHANGFGGGLFILIDGISVNQYFNINNNLFLSNTARFGAAAIFFGYLSSISPIDISEIIINNCSFIDNHDGFVGSVSFALTYTEGLTNFLRILDSKFYNNIGDQYGAAVGLFHANFLSPKTNVAPLEVNNCEFIGNGGGRGGTLSIAYFPIIFKGNVTFVNNTGPAFRAVGSRVTVRGAHLTFLGNNAEGLSGGAMYLTSYTQVILFQGSTFDFINNTGSIGASVVVETQPVPSLFSRSYYNRLCFLQFDRQVEDTILPEEWENVTFRFRGNSAFVGSAFFIDRLSYCSWNSAAPPFFSLNETFRWSFMDYSSSNRNFGHDNDTDDTLLDLQTPPITFSLNNMSNISSYPGRDKVLQLKAYDELNHPTAAIFRFGANDTNKRMNNIQFNPSAQLYQPVDTGITLRYTLTSFRPEKSYTVLVTSDAVSRVSEQSFLLYTQVCRPGYTLQNSSAGFTCKCDDGILIETCIEDDIILRYGLWAHYTGSELFLYQCPPGYCQCHRGGSGFSQHDCLSIYTANNESLQCDCNREEIAVYSVITRYFQGLLCGRCKEGKGVTTLLNRCTSCIGVGWLLIVILVVVDASVAALVIVFAIKIPSWLLPFLFYTQITPYIMENLTFTFSQGHRYLYFLGSLLSFYFPYDFCLFHEMDAVLAYGLRYIPISTTGIVTVLLFSINKICLIRKWKFSWDGVWTLIILQYSHVVYTSMSILNCPVIPVTQGDDAGKWYIDATTKCFHGTHAIIGVIAIVVLALAGSLVIFVGLACSEAIFKEQLRNFTIAVRNANNSQCKWWPSVELFRRILILVVLLPFPGKEIPPLLIMMLIFSIYLYFLSENNQLSRTTLYFETILIGNIIVMLALKSTRYIQRSLEETIDPISIDSCQNSQVLTKLTLLLLVLYYMPILIVPLYPLVLRVGRSLAKWMDMRKIQMKNYYRTEDDIPLFEPTRNDRVGSVYIQVESDGTVTMSQIQ